Proteins from a genomic interval of Desulfofustis limnaeus:
- the secD gene encoding protein translocase subunit SecD, which yields MNTTIKLKLGLLIFLITLAVVTVVPSFYDKTPTWWKTYMAPEGLRLGLDLQGGMHLVLKVNLQKARENTLELAANDLRDALAEQSISVVQSSTGDRNSIVFTVPNTSAVERIRAIVQDGFEEELDISVDAKEGSFPRITLSLSQEKIDFINNNAVSQSLEIIRNRIDQFGVAEPVIIRQGSDEIVVQLPGVRDPERAMSLIGDTAQLEFKLVAEGTGVDPNQLVNQAIESGQWSGSWQDASQVRELNRMLAPHLPENTSIYFERHTDRQTQIESFSPILLENKVLMTGDMVKNAQVRIGGSFNEPYVSIDLTSRGGKVFATLTEKNVGRRMAIVLDGNVKSAPVIRERILGGSAQISGSFTHEEASDLAIVLRVGALPAPVDVVQNLTVGSSLGQDSINKGIISGLFGAVAVIGFMIIYYRLAGIIANLALTLNILFLFSGLAILNATLTLPGIAGIVLAVGMAVDANVLIYERMREEFRLGKAVRSGIEGGFSKALSTIVDSQITTLITALALFLFGTGPIKGFAVTLSLGIIFNLFTALFCSRLIFDILSGKRWIKELRLTEMIGDTRIDFMRIKKISLSVSGVMVLIGLIALVQVARGTANMGVDFAGGSLLQYKAEQPFTMAEVREAFQRGEIGEVDLQEVENENRLIVKIKKSEEVVANLSEQVEAIFAEDLSDKGFALESQSEIGSSVSAVLRDKAILAIIISLAGVIIYLAFRFDLRFGLAAAAATFHDVMAVLGICWLMDIEMTLLIVTALLTLAGYSLNDSVVVFDRIRENMKKDEAATVDGPLINDSINQVLNRTVVLSLTTAMTLLALFFFGGSVIHDFSFALLVGIAVGTYSSIFVAAPLLTMWKRSAA from the coding sequence ATGAACACGACCATAAAACTCAAGCTCGGTCTACTGATATTTCTCATCACTCTGGCCGTCGTTACGGTTGTCCCTTCCTTTTACGACAAGACACCCACCTGGTGGAAAACCTATATGGCGCCAGAGGGCTTGCGCCTCGGTCTCGATCTGCAGGGAGGCATGCATCTGGTACTCAAAGTCAACCTGCAGAAGGCCAGGGAAAACACCTTGGAGTTGGCGGCCAACGATCTTCGCGACGCCCTTGCCGAACAATCAATCAGTGTCGTGCAGAGTTCTACCGGAGACAGGAACTCGATCGTTTTTACCGTCCCCAACACCAGTGCCGTCGAGCGCATCCGCGCCATCGTCCAGGATGGTTTCGAAGAAGAGCTCGATATCAGCGTCGACGCGAAGGAGGGCAGCTTCCCCCGCATTACGCTCAGCCTGAGTCAGGAAAAAATCGATTTCATCAACAACAACGCCGTCTCCCAGTCTCTGGAGATCATCCGAAACCGCATCGACCAATTCGGCGTCGCCGAACCGGTTATCATCCGCCAGGGTTCCGATGAAATCGTCGTTCAGTTGCCCGGCGTCAGGGATCCTGAACGAGCCATGAGCCTTATCGGCGATACGGCTCAGCTGGAATTCAAACTGGTGGCCGAAGGTACTGGTGTCGACCCGAATCAATTGGTGAATCAGGCTATCGAGAGCGGTCAATGGTCCGGCAGCTGGCAGGACGCCTCCCAGGTTCGCGAGCTCAACCGTATGCTCGCTCCGCACCTGCCGGAAAACACCTCGATCTATTTCGAGCGTCATACCGACCGGCAGACCCAGATCGAATCATTTTCTCCTATCCTCCTGGAAAACAAGGTATTGATGACCGGAGACATGGTCAAAAATGCGCAAGTCCGCATCGGCGGGTCGTTCAACGAACCCTATGTGAGCATCGACCTGACGTCTCGGGGCGGCAAGGTGTTTGCCACGCTCACCGAGAAAAACGTTGGACGACGCATGGCCATCGTCCTTGACGGCAACGTCAAGTCAGCCCCGGTGATTCGCGAACGGATTCTTGGAGGCTCGGCCCAGATTTCCGGAAGTTTCACCCACGAAGAGGCCTCAGACCTGGCCATCGTCCTGCGGGTCGGGGCCTTGCCGGCTCCGGTTGACGTCGTCCAGAACCTGACGGTCGGCTCAAGCCTCGGTCAGGATTCGATCAACAAAGGCATCATTTCCGGGCTGTTCGGCGCGGTGGCGGTCATCGGCTTCATGATCATCTACTACCGACTGGCCGGCATTATCGCCAACCTCGCCCTAACGCTCAACATCCTCTTTCTCTTTTCCGGCCTAGCCATCCTCAACGCCACCCTGACCCTTCCCGGTATCGCCGGTATCGTTCTGGCGGTCGGCATGGCGGTGGATGCCAACGTGCTCATTTATGAGCGAATGCGGGAGGAGTTTCGGCTCGGCAAAGCGGTCCGCTCAGGTATAGAAGGCGGCTTCAGTAAAGCGTTGTCGACCATTGTCGATTCCCAGATCACCACCCTGATCACCGCCCTTGCCCTCTTCCTTTTCGGGACCGGGCCGATCAAAGGGTTTGCCGTTACCCTGTCGCTGGGTATCATCTTCAATCTCTTTACCGCCCTGTTCTGCTCGCGCCTGATCTTCGACATCCTGTCCGGTAAACGGTGGATAAAGGAGCTTCGCCTCACGGAGATGATCGGCGATACCCGGATCGACTTCATGCGGATCAAGAAAATTTCCCTATCCGTCTCCGGCGTCATGGTGCTCATCGGACTGATCGCCCTGGTGCAGGTGGCTCGCGGAACAGCCAATATGGGCGTCGATTTCGCCGGTGGATCGCTGTTGCAATACAAGGCCGAGCAGCCATTCACCATGGCTGAGGTCAGGGAAGCATTTCAGCGCGGGGAGATAGGTGAAGTCGACTTGCAAGAGGTGGAAAACGAGAACCGGTTGATCGTCAAGATCAAGAAGTCGGAAGAGGTGGTCGCCAACTTGAGCGAGCAAGTCGAGGCCATTTTCGCCGAGGATTTGAGCGACAAGGGGTTTGCCTTGGAAAGCCAGTCGGAAATCGGTTCCAGTGTCAGCGCCGTTCTCCGCGACAAAGCAATCCTGGCTATCATCATCTCACTGGCCGGGGTCATTATCTACCTCGCCTTCCGTTTTGATCTGCGCTTCGGCCTGGCGGCAGCTGCCGCCACCTTTCATGATGTCATGGCCGTTCTCGGTATCTGCTGGCTGATGGACATTGAAATGACCCTGCTCATCGTCACCGCCTTACTTACCCTGGCCGGCTACTCCCTCAACGATTCGGTGGTGGTCTTCGACCGAATCCGCGAGAACATGAAAAAGGATGAGGCCGCCACCGTCGACGGTCCGCTGATCAACGACAGCATCAATCAAGTACTCAACCGGACGGTGGTCCTGTCGCTGACCACCGCCATGACACTACTGGCCTTGTTTTTCTTCGGCGGCTCGGTCATTCACGATTTCTCGTTTGCCTTGCTGGTGGGCATCGCGGTGGGCACCTATTCTTCCATCTTTGTCGCCGCCCCGCTGTTGACCATGTGGAAACGATCGGCGGCCTAA
- the larB gene encoding nickel pincer cofactor biosynthesis protein LarB, with protein sequence MDQNTLKRLLQQLLDGSLSIEDTIQRLSHFPAETLEHACVDHQRLLRTGVPEVIYGEAKTAAQIITIARAMLERGGPLLVTRVNEEKAHLVTTALPQLHYHHQARILTGPGRGIQSEGIQGLILVICAGTSDLGVAEEARITAEYLGNPVQTLYDAGVAGLHRLLTRQQLLSEAAVIIVVAGMEGALPSVVGGLVSCPVIGVPTSVGYGTGTGGFAALLGMLNSCVPGLGVVNIDNGFGAACLASAINRTQTVKPAEGQR encoded by the coding sequence ATGGATCAAAACACCCTCAAAAGGCTGCTCCAACAACTGCTCGACGGCTCTCTGTCGATTGAAGACACAATCCAGCGTCTCAGCCATTTCCCGGCTGAGACGCTGGAACACGCCTGTGTCGATCATCAGCGGCTCTTGCGCACCGGCGTCCCCGAGGTCATCTACGGCGAGGCCAAAACCGCTGCCCAGATAATCACCATCGCCCGAGCCATGCTCGAGCGAGGCGGGCCGCTGTTGGTGACCCGGGTGAACGAAGAGAAAGCCCACCTGGTCACGACCGCTCTCCCTCAACTCCACTATCACCACCAGGCCCGAATACTCACCGGTCCAGGCCGTGGAATACAGAGCGAAGGAATCCAGGGCCTGATCCTGGTGATCTGCGCCGGCACTTCTGATCTTGGTGTGGCGGAAGAAGCCAGGATCACCGCCGAGTATCTCGGCAATCCGGTGCAAACCCTTTACGACGCCGGGGTGGCCGGCCTGCACCGACTGCTCACCCGGCAACAACTGCTCAGCGAGGCAGCGGTGATCATCGTCGTCGCCGGAATGGAGGGGGCCCTGCCCAGCGTGGTTGGCGGGCTGGTCAGCTGCCCGGTCATCGGCGTACCGACGTCCGTTGGTTACGGCACCGGAACCGGCGGCTTCGCCGCCTTGCTCGGCATGCTCAACAGCTGCGTGCCCGGTCTGGGCGTGGTCAATATCGATAACGGTTTCGGAGCAGCCTGCCTGGCCTCCGCGATCAATAGAACGCAAACCGTGAAACCGGCCGAAGGCCAGCGGTAA
- a CDS encoding AAA family ATPase → MPKLESEAPRLVVFFGLVASGKSHLAKRWARARHCPYYNTDIVRKQLFGLDPQSRQHAGMSQGIYTAEHSRQTYREIVRRVRIDLDERSREVVVLDGSYREEAERARLVTEFGGRAEIFFIYCSCSEDETRKRLARRALDRRAVSDGRWEVYLYQKSGFAVPHEIEGARLLVLDTENDTDVLLRAVDAFVETPALGEDRPIRTPDGSRKNE, encoded by the coding sequence ATGCCCAAACTGGAATCTGAGGCGCCCCGGTTGGTGGTATTTTTCGGCCTGGTGGCTTCCGGCAAGAGCCATCTGGCCAAACGGTGGGCCCGAGCGCGCCACTGTCCCTACTACAACACCGATATCGTGCGCAAACAGCTGTTCGGCCTCGATCCGCAGAGTCGGCAGCATGCGGGCATGAGCCAAGGCATTTACACGGCCGAACATTCCCGGCAGACCTATCGGGAGATCGTTCGCCGGGTACGGATTGATCTGGACGAGCGGTCGCGAGAGGTGGTGGTTCTGGATGGCTCCTATCGGGAGGAGGCTGAGCGGGCACGACTGGTGACCGAGTTCGGCGGCCGGGCGGAGATCTTTTTTATCTATTGCTCTTGTTCTGAGGACGAAACCAGGAAGCGGCTGGCGAGACGGGCTCTCGACCGGCGTGCGGTATCGGATGGACGATGGGAGGTTTACCTGTATCAGAAGAGCGGTTTTGCGGTACCGCATGAGATTGAGGGGGCTCGGTTGCTCGTACTCGATACGGAAAACGATACCGACGTATTGCTCAGAGCCGTCGATGCCTTCGTCGAGACTCCGGCCCTGGGCGAAGATCGGCCGATCCGAACGCCCGATGGTTCTCGTAAAAATGAGTAA
- a CDS encoding NIL domain-containing protein, translating into MYTRIYFFRFPKDTSDKPIIYHLIKRHEVEVNILRADILPQREGVMILELRGAKNNVKEALHYLEGLGVSIERLATRVRRDDERCFQCGACTGVCPVDALSIRRQDMAVIFDPDKCTGCGQCVLVCPVRAMEMSLGREWFDLEGSRTSSGVSR; encoded by the coding sequence GTGTACACGCGCATCTATTTTTTTCGCTTTCCCAAAGATACCAGTGATAAGCCGATCATCTACCACCTGATCAAGAGGCACGAGGTGGAGGTGAATATTCTTCGGGCGGACATCCTGCCTCAGCGCGAAGGGGTTATGATTCTTGAGCTTCGCGGGGCGAAAAACAATGTCAAGGAGGCGCTGCACTATCTGGAAGGCCTTGGGGTGAGTATCGAACGGCTGGCTACCCGGGTTCGACGCGATGATGAGCGTTGTTTTCAGTGCGGCGCCTGTACCGGCGTCTGCCCAGTCGATGCGTTGTCGATCCGACGGCAGGATATGGCGGTCATTTTCGATCCCGACAAGTGTACCGGCTGCGGCCAGTGCGTTCTCGTTTGCCCGGTGCGGGCCATGGAGATGTCGTTGGGACGAGAGTGGTTTGACCTGGAGGGCTCGCGCACCTCAAGCGGCGTCAGTCGCTGA
- the bamD gene encoding outer membrane protein assembly factor BamD, with amino-acid sequence MSQTTPRTTIVSRRASACWSSRYCLLIAAWSIFSLTGCSGIKGLFNFEEQAQVHLPAEQLIMKGMDEFNVGKYYLALDYFNEILDRYPFSPEASLAELKAADANYFMGRYAEALVLYREFEERHPTNEAIPYVMYQKAMCHYQRIDTIDRDISGATDAIQAFRELLRAYPTSPYTEEARARIAAANEFLVNYEFNVVQFFLRTKEYSQAEARLNYILAVYPDSRIAPRAQELLELIQAGKPPAAGFARWFQGLSLPDWMNFLSD; translated from the coding sequence ATGAGCCAAACGACACCACGAACGACCATCGTTTCTCGCCGTGCCTCAGCCTGCTGGTCCTCCCGCTATTGCCTGCTCATCGCGGCCTGGTCGATTTTCAGTCTGACCGGTTGTTCCGGTATCAAGGGGCTGTTCAATTTTGAGGAACAAGCACAAGTCCATCTGCCCGCCGAGCAACTCATCATGAAGGGAATGGACGAGTTCAACGTCGGCAAATATTACCTGGCCCTGGACTATTTCAACGAAATACTGGACCGCTATCCATTCAGTCCCGAGGCATCGCTGGCCGAGTTGAAGGCGGCGGATGCCAACTACTTCATGGGGCGGTACGCGGAAGCACTCGTTCTCTATCGGGAATTTGAGGAGCGGCACCCGACCAACGAGGCGATCCCTTACGTGATGTATCAGAAGGCCATGTGCCATTATCAGCGCATCGATACCATCGATCGGGATATCAGCGGGGCCACCGATGCCATCCAGGCCTTTCGTGAATTACTGCGAGCCTACCCGACTTCGCCGTACACCGAAGAAGCGCGGGCCCGCATCGCAGCGGCCAACGAGTTTCTGGTAAACTATGAATTCAACGTCGTGCAATTCTTTCTGAGGACGAAAGAATACTCACAGGCGGAAGCCCGACTCAACTACATCCTGGCTGTGTATCCAGACTCTCGAATCGCACCACGCGCCCAGGAATTGCTGGAACTCATCCAAGCCGGCAAGCCTCCCGCCGCTGGTTTCGCCCGTTGGTTCCAAGGGCTATCCCTTCCCGACTGGATGAATTTTCTCAGCGACTGA
- the trxB gene encoding thioredoxin-disulfide reductase, with protein MSERPFDLVILGGGPAGLTAGLYAARARIYHLLIEKGVPGGQVLNTDWVDNYPGFPDGLTGFELSDKMAAHARRFGVNIVSKEVASVDLSVSGLKTVSFADGSSLSCATLIICTGARPNKLGVPGEQELSGRGVSYCGTCDAPFYKDMHVAVVGGGDTAVEEADYLTRFARRVTIIHRRDTLRATQIIQETAFANKKIDYIWNTRVIAIEGEKEVQRLRLEDSTGSISTISVQGVFILIGITPNNDMLPIDRLDPDPWGFIRTDNETRTVIPGVFAAGDIRSKLMRQVVNACGEGATAVIAAEHYLKTRLT; from the coding sequence ATGAGTGAGCGCCCTTTCGATCTGGTCATTCTCGGGGGCGGCCCGGCCGGATTGACGGCTGGGCTCTATGCCGCGCGGGCGCGAATCTATCACCTGCTGATCGAGAAAGGCGTCCCGGGCGGCCAAGTCCTCAACACCGACTGGGTGGACAATTACCCCGGTTTTCCCGACGGCTTGACCGGTTTCGAACTGTCCGACAAAATGGCTGCCCATGCCAGGCGGTTTGGGGTCAACATCGTGAGCAAAGAGGTCGCCTCGGTTGATCTGTCTGTAAGCGGTTTGAAAACGGTGTCCTTTGCCGACGGCAGTTCGCTGAGTTGTGCCACCCTGATCATCTGTACCGGAGCCCGGCCGAACAAACTCGGAGTCCCTGGTGAACAGGAATTGAGCGGGAGAGGGGTGTCCTACTGCGGCACCTGCGATGCCCCCTTCTACAAGGATATGCACGTGGCCGTCGTGGGCGGCGGCGATACCGCGGTGGAAGAGGCGGACTACCTGACCCGCTTTGCCCGTCGGGTCACCATAATTCATCGGCGTGATACCTTACGGGCAACCCAGATTATTCAGGAAACGGCGTTCGCCAACAAGAAGATCGATTATATCTGGAATACCCGGGTCATCGCCATCGAGGGTGAAAAAGAAGTACAACGGCTGCGTTTGGAGGACTCGACAGGGAGCATTTCAACCATCTCGGTGCAAGGGGTTTTTATTCTCATCGGTATAACTCCAAACAACGACATGCTGCCGATCGATCGTCTCGATCCCGATCCGTGGGGCTTCATCCGCACCGACAACGAAACCCGCACGGTCATCCCCGGCGTCTTTGCCGCCGGGGATATACGAAGCAAGTTGATGCGCCAAGTGGTCAACGCCTGCGGCGAAGGAGCAACTGCCGTCATCGCTGCCGAACACTACCTTAAAACAAGACTAACCTGA
- the trxA gene encoding thioredoxin, translated as MASDKVLQLSDSDFDSTINSDQPTLVDFWAPWCGPCKAIGPVVEELAEEFQGKVTIAKMNVDDNPVTPGKFGIRAIPTLIVFKGGEVVDQITGAVGKSQLVDLINKAM; from the coding sequence ATGGCCAGCGATAAAGTCCTGCAATTGAGCGATTCCGATTTCGATTCCACCATCAACTCGGATCAACCTACTCTGGTTGACTTCTGGGCACCCTGGTGCGGACCCTGTAAAGCTATTGGCCCGGTGGTCGAGGAACTCGCTGAAGAATTTCAGGGCAAGGTCACCATTGCCAAGATGAACGTCGATGACAACCCGGTCACCCCGGGTAAATTCGGCATCCGCGCCATACCGACCCTGATCGTATTCAAGGGGGGGGAAGTGGTCGATCAGATTACCGGCGCCGTCGGCAAATCGCAGCTCGTCGATCTGATCAATAAAGCGATGTAA
- the hemL gene encoding glutamate-1-semialdehyde 2,1-aminomutase — protein MKIAQSEKMFEQAAKVIPGGVNSPVRACRSVGCTPLFIERAEGATLYDVDGNSYVDFVCSWGPMILGHSHPQVVAAIRAAAGGGTSFGAPTPAEITLAEMVVEAVPSVEKVRFVNSGTEATMSAIRLARGVTGRKKVVKFDGCYHGHADSFLIKAGSGLLTLGIPGSPGVPEDIVKNTISLPYNDVNAVTQALDDEGHDVACVIIEPVAGNMGCVLPAPGFLAELRRLTAERGVLLIFDEVITGFRLAYGGAQELFGISPDLTCLGKIIGGGLPVGAYGGKAEIMDSIAPDGPVYQAGTLSGNPLAMAAGIATLRQLQQPGFYQELNDRATRCAERLREVAKRCGLPVQINGIGSMMTLFFCSDPVTDFTSAMRADTGLYAKHYRNMLSQGIYLAPSQFEVAFISAAHTPHDLEKLEKMTEWSFKNLADK, from the coding sequence ATGAAGATAGCACAATCGGAGAAGATGTTCGAGCAAGCAGCCAAGGTGATTCCGGGTGGCGTGAACAGTCCGGTCCGCGCCTGTCGATCGGTCGGCTGCACACCGCTCTTCATCGAGCGTGCCGAGGGCGCCACGCTCTACGATGTGGATGGCAATAGCTACGTGGATTTTGTCTGTTCTTGGGGCCCGATGATTCTCGGCCATTCCCATCCCCAGGTGGTCGCTGCCATTCGTGCTGCCGCCGGAGGCGGCACCAGTTTCGGGGCGCCTACCCCGGCTGAAATCACCTTGGCGGAGATGGTGGTGGAGGCGGTACCTTCGGTAGAAAAAGTGCGGTTTGTCAACTCTGGAACCGAAGCGACGATGAGTGCTATTCGGCTGGCCAGAGGGGTGACTGGCCGGAAAAAGGTGGTCAAGTTTGATGGCTGTTATCACGGGCATGCCGACTCGTTTCTGATCAAGGCCGGCTCCGGTCTGCTGACTCTCGGTATCCCCGGTTCGCCTGGTGTGCCTGAAGATATAGTTAAAAATACCATCTCGCTTCCGTACAACGACGTGAATGCCGTCACGCAGGCGTTGGACGACGAGGGGCATGATGTCGCCTGCGTGATTATTGAGCCGGTTGCTGGCAATATGGGCTGTGTGCTGCCGGCCCCGGGATTTCTCGCAGAGCTGCGGCGCCTGACTGCCGAGCGTGGGGTGCTGTTGATATTTGACGAAGTGATCACCGGGTTCCGCCTGGCCTACGGCGGGGCGCAGGAATTGTTCGGCATTAGCCCCGATTTGACTTGCCTTGGCAAGATCATCGGCGGGGGGCTGCCGGTCGGTGCGTATGGCGGTAAAGCGGAAATCATGGATTCCATTGCCCCCGACGGTCCAGTCTACCAGGCCGGAACCCTTTCCGGTAACCCGTTGGCCATGGCTGCCGGCATAGCGACGCTGCGCCAACTGCAGCAGCCTGGTTTCTACCAGGAGCTCAACGATCGAGCGACGAGGTGCGCCGAGCGTCTTCGCGAGGTTGCAAAACGGTGCGGCCTGCCGGTTCAGATCAACGGTATCGGATCGATGATGACGCTGTTTTTCTGTTCTGATCCCGTCACCGATTTCACTTCGGCAATGCGTGCCGATACCGGGCTCTACGCAAAGCACTACAGAAATATGCTGAGCCAGGGGATTTACCTGGCACCGTCTCAATTCGAGGTGGCTTTCATCTCTGCTGCGCATACGCCGCATGATTTGGAAAAGCTGGAAAAAATGACTGAATGGTCATTCAAAAATCTTGCGGATAAGTAA
- a CDS encoding AtpZ/AtpI family protein: MSSVKKELMFLLGHYGHIGITFVASIFIGMGAGILLDQKVFNGRTAPWFTFIGLAFGIAAGFKSLFDVLRRSSRNLETKTDEER, encoded by the coding sequence ATGTCCAGTGTCAAAAAAGAGCTGATGTTTTTGCTCGGGCACTACGGGCATATCGGCATTACCTTTGTGGCCTCCATCTTCATCGGGATGGGCGCTGGAATCCTGCTCGATCAGAAAGTGTTTAACGGTCGTACCGCTCCCTGGTTCACCTTTATCGGGTTGGCATTCGGGATAGCCGCCGGTTTCAAGAGTTTGTTTGATGTTCTTCGGCGCAGCAGCAGGAACCTGGAGACAAAAACAGACGAGGAACGATAA
- a CDS encoding ATP synthase subunit I — protein MEEVLSLKKMLAMSWVYLGALVVGAWVLHSWSLAWAVLAGGVLSVVSFWVTYRDVAGFIEGLSGQVDGTTGKNSFTAKKKGLFFKFWLRIALIGVVLLLLIKMTEINIFGLILGLTTVVFTITVSGLGMVWRYYFSRR, from the coding sequence GTGGAAGAGGTATTGTCCCTGAAAAAGATGCTGGCCATGAGCTGGGTCTACCTGGGTGCGCTCGTGGTTGGGGCGTGGGTGTTGCATTCATGGTCCCTGGCTTGGGCGGTGTTGGCTGGTGGAGTATTGTCGGTGGTCAGTTTTTGGGTCACGTATCGCGATGTGGCCGGGTTCATCGAAGGGCTCTCCGGGCAAGTGGATGGGACGACCGGGAAAAATAGTTTTACGGCGAAAAAGAAAGGCTTATTTTTCAAATTTTGGCTCCGGATCGCGCTGATCGGCGTCGTTCTGCTGCTGCTGATCAAGATGACCGAAATTAACATCTTCGGTCTGATCCTGGGGCTGACAACAGTGGTATTCACCATAACCGTGAGCGGGCTCGGCATGGTCTGGCGGTACTACTTCAGCAGGAGGTAA